In a genomic window of Streptomyces sp. SJL17-4:
- a CDS encoding sterol desaturase family protein: MPNLPDVVLWSIPAFVLLAVLEMVGYRLHPDEEAAGYEAKDTATSMGMGLGSLFVDLVWKIPIVAIYTAVHELTPLRVPLLWWTIPLMLLAQDFFYYWQHRGHHVVRILWASHVVHHSSRRFNLSTALRQPWTGFTSWPFYLPMIALGVHPAAVAFCSSVSLVYQFWIHTERVDKLPRPFEYVLNTPSHHRVHHASQGGYLDRNFGGILIVWDRMFGSWVGETDRPVYGLTKNIETYNPLRVATHEYAAIARDLRAAHDWRERAGRVLRGPGWQPAAAAPAAATDTRSNTCTDTRTESRTDKATPERAA, encoded by the coding sequence ATGCCCAACCTGCCCGATGTCGTGCTCTGGTCCATACCGGCGTTCGTCCTGCTCGCCGTCCTGGAGATGGTCGGCTACCGCCTCCATCCCGACGAGGAAGCCGCCGGTTACGAGGCCAAGGACACGGCCACGAGCATGGGCATGGGGCTCGGGAGCCTCTTCGTCGACCTCGTGTGGAAGATCCCGATCGTCGCGATCTACACGGCGGTCCACGAGCTCACCCCGCTCCGCGTCCCCCTCCTCTGGTGGACGATCCCGCTGATGCTGCTCGCCCAGGACTTCTTCTACTACTGGCAGCACCGCGGCCACCATGTCGTCCGGATCCTGTGGGCGTCCCACGTCGTGCACCACAGCAGCCGCAGGTTCAACCTCTCCACCGCGCTGCGGCAGCCCTGGACGGGCTTCACCTCGTGGCCGTTCTATCTGCCGATGATCGCGCTCGGCGTCCACCCGGCCGCCGTCGCCTTCTGCTCCTCGGTCAGTCTCGTCTATCAGTTCTGGATCCACACCGAGCGCGTCGACAAGCTGCCCAGGCCCTTCGAGTACGTCCTCAACACCCCCTCCCACCACCGCGTCCACCACGCCTCCCAGGGCGGCTACCTGGACCGGAACTTCGGCGGGATCCTCATCGTCTGGGACCGGATGTTCGGCTCCTGGGTCGGCGAGACCGACCGGCCCGTCTACGGCCTCACCAAGAACATCGAGACCTACAACCCCCTGCGCGTCGCCACCCACGAGTACGCCGCCATCGCCCGCGACCTCCGCGCCGCCCACGACTGGCGCGAGCGGGCCGGCCGGGTCCTCCGCGGCCCGGGCTGGCAACCGGCCGCCGCCGCGCCGGCAGCCGCCACCGACACCCGTTCCAACACCTGT
- a CDS encoding VIT family protein: protein MTDVPEHEAHGGGLGSRLNWLRAAVLGANDGVVSTAGLVVGVAGATESQAALLTAGLAGLLAGSMSMAAGEYVSVSTQRDSEKAALAQEKRELREDPEAELAELTGLLAARGLSADVAREAAEQLTARDALRAHARVELGIDPDQLTIPWHAAAASFLAFTVGALLPLLAIVLPPASARLWVTVVSVLAALAFTGWWSARLGAAPTGRAMLRNVAGGALAMAVTYGAGSLLGATGV from the coding sequence ATGACCGACGTCCCCGAACACGAGGCCCACGGCGGAGGCCTCGGCTCCCGTCTCAACTGGCTCCGGGCCGCCGTGCTCGGAGCCAACGACGGAGTCGTATCCACCGCGGGCCTCGTCGTCGGCGTCGCCGGCGCCACCGAGTCCCAGGCCGCCCTGCTCACCGCGGGTCTCGCGGGGCTGCTGGCCGGATCGATGTCGATGGCGGCGGGGGAGTACGTCTCGGTCTCCACCCAGCGCGACTCCGAGAAGGCCGCCCTGGCGCAGGAGAAGCGCGAACTGCGCGAGGATCCGGAGGCGGAACTCGCCGAACTGACCGGCCTCCTGGCCGCCCGCGGCCTCTCCGCCGACGTGGCCCGCGAGGCCGCCGAGCAGCTCACCGCCCGCGACGCCCTGCGCGCCCACGCGCGCGTGGAGCTGGGCATCGACCCGGACCAGCTCACGATCCCCTGGCACGCGGCCGCCGCGAGCTTCCTCGCCTTCACCGTCGGCGCCCTGCTCCCGCTCCTCGCGATCGTCCTTCCACCGGCCTCGGCGCGCCTCTGGGTCACGGTCGTCTCCGTCCTCGCGGCCCTGGCCTTCACCGGCTGGTGGAGCGCTCGCCTGGGCGCCGCCCCCACGGGCCGCGCGATGCTCCGCAACGTCGCGGGAGGTGCCCTGGCGATGGCGGTCACCTACGGCGCGGGCTCGTTGCTGGGAGCGACGGGCGTGTAG